From Camelus dromedarius isolate mCamDro1 chromosome 12, mCamDro1.pat, whole genome shotgun sequence, the proteins below share one genomic window:
- the KCNJ11 gene encoding ATP-sensitive inward rectifier potassium channel 11: MLSRKGIIPEEYVLTRLAEDPAEPRYHARERKARFVSKNGNCNVAHKNIREQGRFLQDVFTTLVDLKWPYTLLIFTMSFLCSWLLFAMVWWLIAFSHGDLAPSEAPGDGATVPCVTSIHSFSSAFLFSIEVQVTIGFGGRMVTEECPLAILILIVQNIVGLMINAIMLGCIFMKTAQAHRRAETLIFSKHAVIALRHGRLCFMLRVGDLRKSMIISATIHMQVVRKTTSPEGEVVPLHQVDIPMENGVGGNSIFLVAPLIIYHVIDANSPLYDLAPCDLHHHQDLEIIVILEGVVETTGITTQARTSYLADEILWGQRFVPIVTEEDGRYSVDYSKFGNTIKVPTPLCTARQLDEDPSLLDVLTLARGPLRKRSMAVAKAKPKFSISPDSLS; the protein is encoded by the coding sequence ATGCTGTCCCGCAAGGGCATCATCCCTGAGGAGTATGTGCTGACAAGGCTAGCAGAAGACCCTGCAGAACCCCGGTACCATGCCCGTGAGCGGAAGGCCCGCTTCGTGTCCAAGAACGGCAACTGCAACGTGGCCCACAAGAACATCCGGGAGCAGGGCCGCTTTCTGCAGGACGTGTTTACCACCCTGGTGGACCTCAAGTGGCCATACACGCTGCTCATCTTCACCATGTCCTTCCTGTGCAGCTGGCTGCTCTTTGCCATGGTCTGGTGGCTCATTGCCTTCTCCCATGGTGACCTGGCCCCTAGCGAGGCCCCTGGCGACGGTGCCACTGTGCCCTGTGTCACCAGCATCCACTCCTTTTcatctgctttccttttctccattgagGTCCAGGTGACCATTGGTTTCGGCGGGCGCATGGTGACAGAGGAGTGCCCTCTGGCCATCTTGATCCTCATTGTGCAGAACATCGTGGGGCTCATGATCAACGCCATCATGCTGGGCTGCATCTTCATGAAGACTGCCCAGGCCCACCGGCGGGCCGAGACCCTCATCTTCAGCAAGCATGCAGTCATTGCCCTGCGCCATGGCCGCCTCTGTTTCATGCTGCGTGTGGGCGACCTCCGCAAGAGCATGATCATCAGCGCCACCATCCACATGCAGGTGGTGCGCAAGACCACCAGCCCTGAGGGCGAGGTGGTACCCCTCCACCAGGTGGACATCCCCATGGAGAACGGTGTGGGTGGCAATAGTATCTTCCTGGTGGCACCCCTCATCATTTACCACGTCATTGATGCCAACAGCCCGCTCTATGACCTGGCGCCCTGTGACCTGCACCACCATCAGGACCTTGAGATCATTGTCATCCTGGAAGGCGTGGTGGAAACCACGGGCATTACCACCCAGGCACGCACCTCGTACCTGGCCGATGAGATCCTGTGGGGCCAGCGCTTTGTACCCATCGTGACTGAGGAAGATGGCCGCTACTCCGTGGATTACTCCAAGTTTGGCAACACCATCAAAGTGCCCACACCGCTCTGCACGGCCCGCCAACTTGATGAGGACCCAAGCCTGCTGGATGTCCTGACCCTTGCCCGTGGGCCCCTGCGCAAGCGCAGCATGGCTGTGGCCAAGGCCAAGCCCAAGTTCAGCATCTCTCCAGATTCCCTGTCTTGA
- the NUCB2 gene encoding nucleobindin-2, whose product MKWRTILLQYCFLFITCVLTALEAVPIDIDKTKVKNTQPVDSAKIEPPDTGLYYDEYLKQVIDVLETDSHFREKLQKADIEDIKSGRLSKELDLVSHHVRTKLDELKRQEVARLRMLIKAKLDSLQDTGIDHHALLKQFDHLNHLNPDKFESTDLDMLIKAATSDLEHYDKARHEEFKKYEMMKEHERREYLKTLNEEKRKEEESKFEEMKKKHENHPKVNHPGSKDQLKEVWEEADGLDPNDFDPKTFFKLHDVNSDGFLDEQELEALFTKELEKVYDPKNEEDDMVEMEEERLRMREHVMNEVDTNKDRLVTLEEFLKATEKKEFLEPDSWETLDQQQFFTEEELKEYENLISVQEIELKKKADELQKQKEELQRQHEQLEAQKLEYHQVVQQMEQKKLQGISPSVPGGESKIQSHI is encoded by the exons ATGAAGTGGAGGACCATACTGCTACAATATTGTTTTCTCTTCATTACATGTGTACTTACTGCTCTTGAAGCTGTGCCTATAGACATAGACaagacaaaagtgaaaaatactCAGCCTGTGGACAGTGCAAAGATAGAACCACCA GATACTGGACTTTATTATGATGAATACCTCAAGCAAGTGATCGATGTGCTGGAAACAGATAGTCATTTCAGAGAAAAGCTCCAGAAAGCAGACATAGAGGATATAAAG AGTGGGAGGCTAAGCAAAGAGCTGGATTTAGTGAGTCACCATGTGAGGACAAAACTTGATGAACTGAAAAGGCAAGAAGTGGCAAGGTTGAGAATGCTGATTAAAGCGAAATTGGATTCCCTTCAAG aTACAGGCATAGACCACCATGCTCTTCTAAAACAATTTGATCACCTAAATCACCTGAATCCTGACAAGTTTGAATCTACAGATTTAGATATGTTAATCAAAGCG GCTACAAGTGATCTGGAACACTATGATAAGGCTCGacatgaagaatttaaaaaatatgaaatgatgaAGGAACATGAAAGGagagaatatttaaaaacactaaatgaagaaaagagaaaagaagaagaatctaaatttgaagaaatgaagaaaaagcatgaaaatCATCCCAAAGTTAATCATCCA GGAAGCAAAGATCAACTAAAAGAGGTGTGGGAAGAGGCTGATGGATTGGATCCTAATGACTTTGACcccaagacatttttcaaatTACATG ATGTCAATAGTGATGGCTTTCTAGATGAACAAGAATTAGAAGCCCTATTTACTAAAGAG ttggagaAAGTATACGACCCCAAAAATGAAGAGGATGATATGGTagaaatggaggaagaaaggCTTAGAATGAGGGAACATGTAATGAATGAg gTTGATACTAACAAAGACCGATTGGTGACTTTAGAAGAGTTTTTGAAAGctacagaaaaaaaggaattcttgGAGCCGGATAGCTGGGAG acatTGGATCAGCAACAGTTCTTCACAGAAGAAGAactgaaagaatatgaaaatcttATCTCCGTGCAAGAAATTGAACTTAAGAAAAAGGCAGATGAgcttcagaaacagaaagaagagctGCAACGTCAGCATGAACAACTTGAGGCTCAGAAGCTGGAATATCATCAG GTCGTACAGCAGAtggaacaaaaaaaattacaaggaatTTCCCCATCAGTGCCTGGTGGAGAATCAAAGATCCAGTCAC ACATTTAA
- the NCR3LG1 gene encoding natural cytotoxicity triggering receptor 3 ligand 1 — protein MQDDGERAHPVSSLFLEKVKDNEDRHILCKSTGFYPENINIMWKRWTQKDLQYQEVSEGIITGPTVKNEDGTFNVTSYLSLRPALEDSVTSYQCVVWHVSLLTGQSFNLTLPLTESEKKTDLKIVGLCIGLLFIVLIILMLVFLCKRYRTDTLFDTF, from the exons ATGCAAGATGATGGAGAAAGAG CTCACCCAGTCAGCAGCTTGTTTCTGGAGAAGGTGAAAGATAATGAAGATAGACATATTTTGTGTAAGTCAACTGGGTTTTATCCAGAGAACATTAACATAATGTGGAAAAGGTGGACCCAAAAGGATCTTCAGTACCAAGAAGTTTCTGAGGGCATCATTACTGGTCCCACCGTCAAGAATGAGGATGGTACATTTAATGTTACCAGCTACTTGAGCCTGAGGCCCGCTCTGGAAGACAGTGTGACCAGCTACCAGTGCGTGGTATGGCATGTATCCTTGCTCACAGGCCAGAGTTTCAACCTCACCCTGCCTCTGACAG AATCTGAGAAGAAAACTGACTTGAAGATTGTTGGGTTATGCATTGGATTGTTATTTATTGTGCTAATCATATTAATGTtagtttttctttgtaaaag GTACCGGACGGACACTCTTTTTGATACTTTTTGA